Genomic DNA from Gossypium hirsutum isolate 1008001.06 chromosome A01, Gossypium_hirsutum_v2.1, whole genome shotgun sequence:
TCAACTTGTTATTGTTATCATAAGGCACATTAAAGACAATGTGTAGTATTCATGgaaaataagttgaattttggaCCACTGTTTTAGCTCGAGACCAATAAGACTTGGTAGCTAAACGATCAAACCTATAATTATTTCATTGTTAGAATTAGAACCCTGTGAACATCTTAGTTATCGAGACCAAACTTCAAGGGAAAATTGTTTATTTACCCCCACAAACTATAACATAAGCTACATACACATTCCATATGCAACAGTAGTAATCGGTTTAATGTAGCCACTTAGTCCTCTTAAGAACCTACGGAAACATAAAGACGTTTCTTTTTCCTCTCCAGCACACCCTCCAAAGCCCCATACACTGAACACACGCATAAACAGCAATGGCAACCACAATTTATCCACATTTTTCTAGCTTAGTTCAACTTTGATAATATCATATGGGAAGGCCAAACCATATTAAACTTTATGAATAGCTTTAGTGACTGACAAACTTTATTAAACAATTAGGACATAAAACATTGATTAGAACCAAATTGAAACTGAATATACAAACAGTTAGTGATCAAACTCAAGCTCAGGAGATTAGAGTCAAGGTTATCCGAATAGTTTCATTTCCAATAAGAGTATCTTTTGCTGCAGAAAAAGAAATAGCCAAGAGCGTTAACCATTAAAACGTGATGGTAAGATTACCGGATTGAAATAGCCAGTATCAGGCGTCCCATCCAAATTCAACGTGTGAGCTAACGCCATTGTGAATTTATCACCAACATGCATAGGATATATCTCTGTATTTACATCGAGGTGCATGAACATATCACAGTTCTGGCTCCGTGCTTCAATGCGGGTAACTGCATCAATGTATAAACAAATGTAAATTGAATGCAAATTAGGGGTGTAAATCAGACACTAATGCTCGCAAGCTACTCAAGTTcgactcaaaaaaattaaaactcaattcagTAATTATCGAGTCAACCTGGAACTCGAGTAGCTTGAGCTATTGGTCAAGCTGAATTCGAGCTTAGTACTTGACTCGAATGGCTTATGAGCCTTTTcgagcttttcatatttttacattattaaattatgttactacccttaatatatattataaacctTAATCTTAATTATTGAGTCGAACTCGAGCTTAAAAATAGATGTTTAATTGAGCTCAAGTTAGAGTATCGAGGTCCGAATTCCGAGTCGAGTTCAAGCTTGATGTAAAAATTAGGTGGAAAAAAACCCATTAAAACTGCTTTATATCTACCATATAAGTAAACATTAAACCAAATATGCACTTCTAACCCTACATAGTTTTAGAGTATTACCTCAAAAAAGttaatcaaaataacaaaaaaacaacaccaatAATACTAATAATTGGGAACAAAATCCAGTGTTTCTCAATGAGCATGGAGTACTAGAAAATCATCCAAATCCATAACATAtacataaaattgaaaaatattacaGAACAATGAAATAAACACAGTGAAATAAGAATACCCAAAGTAAGTAATTAGAGAAAGAATcgcaaaaaataacataaaaaaagaagAGGAGATTAAAGATTTGACCTTTATCAAACTTTTTCCCATCTGGGTCAAGCTTATCAACAACAAAAATATCCTCAAAAAGTATTAAGTTTGACATCGTCTGCAAAATTTTAAACACTCGAAACAGAGAAAAACTATCTGAACAAGAGTCAACAGATACCAAAGAGAATGGCTTTGTAGCTTTTATATAAGAGAAGGGAACCCCAAAACCTAGGGTAAATTCAGGCTCGGTCTGAAAGCAAATtggaatctttttttttctttttttgcttttaggtaatttgattattatttgtaATATATTTAAGGCAAATTACGGCATTAGTCATTAAATCATGAGTAAGTTTTAGTTTttgtcatttaattaaaaaaattataattaggtcactaaaatatttaaaaattttca
This window encodes:
- the LOC107932634 gene encoding DNA-directed RNA polymerases II, IV and V subunit 8B, which translates into the protein MSNLILFEDIFVVDKLDPDGKKFDKVTRIEARSQNCDMFMHLDVNTEIYPMHVGDKFTMALAHTLNLDGTPDTGYFNPGRKSLADKYEYVMHGKLYKISDDSSGKGLKAEIYVSYGGLLMLLRGEASHVSHFELDQRLFLLIRKL